The genomic segment tcttcccctttgctctatctctcatacttgagtttgacttgaatgtACATTTGTAAGGTACATCTGgtctatttggatagcatgcgaaagaaagtttttcactgtacacgtgacaattacaaGGCTAAGcctcgtcaagagtgttttattgtcatatgtcccggatgggtcaatgaaattcttacttgctgcagcacaacagaatatgtgaatatgtaaacatagtacataacgggggaagtgaaaaaaaaagaaaaagttcaataaataacaaatatagtgcaataataatatagtcttttgcagttcagagctcagagcttatttgttgttgtgtttaatagcctgatggctgtagaagctgttcctgaacctggacgttacagttttcaggctcctgtaccttcttcccgatggcaatggtgagatgagtgtgtggccaggatggtgtgggtctttgatgattttggctatgatagatcccttcgacggtggggaggtcaaagccggtgatggactgggcagtggtcataactttttgtagtctttttcactcctggacgttcaagttgccgaaccaggccacggtgcaaccagtcagaatgctctctaccgtgcacctgtagaagtttaggagaatcctcatcGACGtgccgaatctctgtaatcttctcaggaagtagagttgctgatgtgccttctttacaattgcatcagtgtgttgggtccaggaaagatcttcggaaatatgcacgtccaggaatttgaagttattgaccctctccaccatcgtcccattgatatgaacAGGATTGTGAGTCctcatcttccccaatcagtccataatcagttccttggtctcactgatattgagagccaggttgttggtcaatctcacttctatactctgactgaactTAGTGCTGGTGTTCAGCTGATGAGAGTGTGCTTACAACGAAACCGCAATGAACATACGTTACTGGAACAAATCTTACTGTGTAACCATTTGTGGGATCTGATAGGAAAGGCCAGCGTTTATTGATAATGAGCCTCCATCTTTGATGGCTGCTGCCCTCTGCTGGTCCAACACTGAAGGAGGTTTTTTCAACTCATCCTGCACTAATCATCGGCTGTAGGTCacagcttttagtttagagatacagcgcagacacaggcccttcggcccaccgagtccgcgccgaccagtgatccccgcacactaagactctatcctacacactagggaaaattcataattttaccaaagtcaattaacccacaaacctgtacatctttggaatgtgggaagaaaccggagcacccggggaaaacccatgtggtcgagagtcaagagagagagagagtcaagagtgttttattgtcatatgtcccagatagaacaatgaaattcttacttgaccttcacggggagaatgtacaaactctgtgctgacgccacccgtagtcaggattgaacttgggtctatggcacagtgaggcaataactctgccgctgcgcccaaCGGCAAACTGTTTAGGTGTCATGAGGGTTCCTGCTTCTCTCACACGCTCAGTCTGTGACCTCTGGAGGAGGTATCTCCTCATTGTCCCTCTCGTCTCTCTACCCATCCGGGAGATGTTCCCGGGTTTTTGACCTTTTCAAagtcaaataaaataaaataaattaaacctcCCACGGGAAATAATCCCATTCTCTctcatctttaatcggactttactggactttatattgcactgAATCTtgcacttatcatgtatctgtgcactgtggacggctcgattgtaatcatgtactatctttccgctgactgtgtagcacacaacaaaagcttttaacagtacagtacacgtggcaataatctaAAGTTCAAACTTCAAACCTGGTAATAATGAAGGACCATCAACATATCTCCAAGTCAGAATGGTGTCGGACTGGAAAGGAGAGCTGCAGGCATGGAGTTCCCATATGCCAGCTGCCTTTGTCCTGACATGTTTGGGTTGGTAATGACAGTGCATTGTATAGACAGTACACACTGCAGCCACTGTGTGTTGATGGTGGAGGGAGAGAATGTTAGGTTGTTGGATAGGGTGCCCAAGTGGTTTGCTTTATCCTGGATGTTGTTGAGTTTCAAGAGTTATTGGAGTTGCATATATCCAGGCAAGTAGAGTGGAGTCCATCACACTCCTGGTTTGTGTTTGTAGATATGGACTGTCAAGCAGTGAGTCCACCACTGCATGCATACTCAGCTTTTCTCCTGCTTTTGCAGCCACACCATTTATGTCCTATCTGACTGGGATTCTACTCAGTAGTAATACCCCAGCTGTTGATGGGACTAGACTTGACATTAGTAATTCTACTGAATGTCAAGGGCAGTGATTGAGCTACCTTGTTGGAAATGGTCATTACCTGGCACTTTGCCACGACAGCCCAGCCCCCACTGTTGCAGGCAGGCATGGGCTGCTTTGTTTGCTGATGTGCTATGACTGAATGTATTCCATCATCAGCTAACATGCCCACTTTGGGCACCATGATGGAACGCACACGGGCTGCTCTCCTCAGAGGTGTTGATCGTTGCCATGACTCCAGATGAAGCTTGGATGACTAAGTTGTTGGTTCTGAGCTCTTGTCCAACTTTTGCGTGGTGTTGCTCACGGAACACAATTgttagggcggtcacggtggcgcagcggtagagttgctgcctatcagcgaatgcagcgtcagagacccgggttggatcccgactacgggagctgtctgtacggagtttgtacgttttccccgtggcataggttttctcagagttcttcggtttccctccgcactccaaagacgtactggtttgtagtttaattggcttggtaaatgttttttaaaaaatgttcctagtgggtgtaggatagtgttaatatgcggtgatcgctggtcggcgcggacccggtgggccgaagggcctgtttccgcgctggtatCTCGATCCTCAATGGTACATGTGATACATCCATGTCAGCCATGGAGAGAAAGCCAGGCCCAGACAAATGCGCAGTGGGTTTCAGTGTTGATGCAAGGAATTATGCAGAGGGAGCATGGCAAGGTAAGCTTCTGAGCAGCATGCATTGCGAGCTGCATGGCAAGGTAAGCTTCTGAGCAGCATGCAGTGCGAGCTGCGAGCAGGTGcagtaactttagactttagagacacagcatagaaataggccctttggcccaccgagttcacactgaactgtgatcaccccatacactagcactatcctgcacactaggcacaattcacaatctacagaagccaattaacctacaaacctgtatctcttcggaatgtggaaggaaactggagcagctggagaaaccccaagcggtcacggggagaacgtgcaaactccgcacagacaacacccgtagtcaggatcgaacccgggtctctggcgcttgtaAGACAGCAATGCTACTGCTGCGCCCATGCAGCCGCCCTTGTGGCATGTAGCAGTGGTGTGCAGCAGCTTGGCCCGTGCTGTATAGTGTGCCTGCCCTTTTAAATAACGTGAACCTTCGGCGTCGGTAAACCCAGCTTCTCCTGCGTGAACAACAACTGGCAATGTTCAGCCAATGTGGTGGGACAGTATTTGGACGTTGCACCATCCTCTACTTTACTTATGGGAAGGGACAACATCATCGGCTGTTGCCAACACACAGAATTAGTGCGGAATTACTTCATCTTCATGCGACTTTCAACAGCACAATGCCAATTGTTGGGCTTGTATGAACAAATTTCTAGCCCAGGTTCTGTTTTACTGTTGTTTGTGGCTAGTCCTGCATAATCCACCGGCTTTTACAGTTTTCCTGTATTTTAAATCATTACTGCCATTCTTTATTTTCTGAAACTAATTTCTAATGAATGATATTGACCTCATACTGCCAGTATCTTTTAATCCAGTGATCCTCTATCTACATTTGTCGGTCACTGACTAGCAAaaaatcttcttcctcttcctctccctgcCTGGACAACacttttcccagttctgacatAGAGTCATTGACCTGAAGTGTTAACTCTGCTTACCTCACCTCAGACGCTGTCCGACCTGTTGCCCATTTCCAAAGGTTTATCTCACGAGGTTTAATGAGTTGATTGGGGCTTTACCATTCCTCCCCCCAGGTAGGTTTTGCCAACTTCGGATGATCCTGTTCCTTGATCTTTCCGTACATAACCTCCTATTCACAATGGCCTTCTCCTACTCTCCTGCTGTTGAGCTACCAAATGACCATTGTCATGGTGCACAACTGTTATTGAGACCTGAATGGAACCTTGATGGCTCAATACTTTGATTCAATTGTTCCTCCCCAAAAACAACACATTTTATGGTCAATAAGTAAAAGTGTTCAAAAGGATGGAAAACAAAGTCAGTTTTTGTATTTGCCTTCTGAATATCTCCATGATGTCAACTTGACTTGCTCATTGGTTTTGATATCTCCATGAGGATTCCCAGTGTCTGACTTGAAAGTTCAACATGTCAAAGATGAGACCGTCCCGAGAGAAAAGACAGAGAAATGAACAGATTGAAATCGGAGCGAAGAGCAGGTGAGTTGCTGAGGGAACTCaccgagtcgggcagcatccatggagggaaatagacaggtcgagacccttcatctgtaCTGAACAGATAACAGTGGATAGTTTGGTTCTTGAAATGGAGACTGAGATtaagaaagaggagagaggtgtcggaaatggtcccaagtgaatttgagggcaggttgGAAATTGATGCCtggatctgcagtctcttgtgctcaAAAATCCAGAGTTTGCCCAATATGGAGCCTGTCTGTCATCTCATCTAGGCTGCATGGTCCTCAAGGATTGACAGCAACCATGCCCAGCTCTAGTGGGACAAAGTGGCCAGGTCTCCCCACTGCACGGGAAAACAAGGTACACTAGCCGTGCTCTGCACAGGACTTGAGGAATTAAGGGACAGGCACTGCTAGGCATTGAGTAATGGCATCATGGAATCATTCTCACCGCCACCAAATGTCCAAGGGTCACAGAAACTCCGAGGGCCACCTGTGCAGATCCTTCAAAGTGGCTTTCCTTGTGTGAGATTACAAAGACGCACAGTACAAGCTGGAAGGTGACGATGACTTCAACTACCAAGGCCTGGATCTGTGTAACGccagcagaaggctgtggagtaaaGTGGTTGGATATTAAGTATTAGCAAAAATTTGGCAACAAGCAATGTGGTTTCAATTTTTTAAACTAGTTTTCAAACATAATACTGGTAAAACATTATGTGCATGGGAATGTTGGTGAACAATCTCAGGTGTCTCGGAGTACCTAGGATCTCCACACATACCACCTCAGAAACCTTCTAAACTCATCCCCCAGCTGCCCCAACCGCAGCTGCCCCACCCCCAGCCCTGGGCTCGACTCACTGAAACCATCTTAAACCAGAATGGTGATGAGAGCATGATACGGGTTATTCAGTCGGGGCAAGGTGCTTCCAAATGGGATTAGAGGCTTCTTACACCCGGGAGGGGTGTACCTTGTGTGAATGTCATGTGTCTGCTGTTCCAGGGACCAAGTGTTTCGAATTACTGAAAGGACTTCCTCTCTGAGCTTGATGGGAGACTGGAAGCGCTGTGTATCAGGAGGCGTGTTGGGTTTCCTGGGCTGTgtgtcagactgagtcaggggatagggaaacgagagatacagacagtgATAAGccatatatctcttgtttccctttcccctgactcagtctgaagaagggactcgacccacctattcattttctccagagatgctgtctgacccactgagttacttcatctttttgtgtctatctatcgtttctgcttgtcaatttacaAAGTAATTTTTAAGCTGATCTCTAGCTCCGGATAGAAATCAACTATAGCCGCTTCAGCCCATGTAATGCAAAACATGGTGCCTATTTCATCAGTCACATTATATCCAATTCACATTAGGGAAACACATGTtggagcagaactacctgtaccgACAAAATGTTGGGTCTAACTACTCACCTCAGTTTGTGGTGATTACTAGTTACCCAGTTCCATACGACATCCTAATTCACTGTTTAAACTGCCTCTGGCAGAGAGCTTGTTTACCACTGACTAACGCTTTCAAGCCAATAAAAGCTGCCCCTACCAGCAACACACTCATCCCATAGCCGGGCTGAACATTTATCAACTGAAACTGACCCCATAGTTCGAGCTCGGCATGAGTTCACCAAAACAGGTGCCGCAGCCTATCCAGGGTGTTGATCAGTCGATGGAACCTCTATCCTGCCCCCGTTCCTTCATTCCCACCCTCTCTGCCTGCTTCCGACATTCACTTCATTTCTCCTCTCCTCAAGAATTACATTCCTCCAACCCATCCTCCCTCCTTCACTGTTACCCTGCTAACCTCATTGATTAATCCTCTATCCCTCACCCCTCTATCCCTCACCCCTATATACCTCCTGTGCTTCAATAGCTCCCTCCATCTCCCACGACTTCCTCctctcaaaggtagacaaaagtgctggagaaactcagcgggtgcagcagcatctatggagcgatggaaataggcaacgtttcgggccgaaacccttgttcaCGCCTTCCTCCTCTCAATCCTCCTCCAACTCTcacaaaccccattctcccctctacccccactCGCTACTAaattcactctctcccccccccactagccTCACCTCCATTGCTTCTACCCATACTTTCTCCTAcccacacactcccctctccTACACACTCCTTCCTAGACTCCCAGTTCTCCCTCCTTCCCGCGCAATCCCTCCTACAACCGCTCAATTCCTTCATTCACTCCCATCAAAATTCCTCCCCTTTCATCCTCTCctttcccatccctccctctcccctccatccctttccctcTTTCCTCCATCCCTCTATACTCTCTCCCTCCATCaatctctgtgtccctgtctccCTCTATCCACCCACTCCATCCCCCTCggctccctccttcctcctccatccctctcccaatctctctccccccattttcactttcctctctcccccccctctccattcatgcccccccccccccctccctctctatctttcaCCCATCTCCTCCATTCATCAACACCCTCTCCATCCATACATGCCTGCATCCCTCTCCCCGCCATCTCTCTTTCACCCGCATCTTCTctgttacacctcacgctgcctctgcaaggccagcagcataatcacggaCGTCGCACCCCGGCTACTccatcctctcccttctcccatccggcaaaaggcataggtgtgaaaacgcacacctccagattcagggacagtttcttcccagctgttatcaggcaactgaaccatcccaccaacaactagagagcggtcctgggctactatctaccttattagggactctcagactatctttgatcggactttactggacttgatcTTGTACGtcaattattcacgttattccccttatcgtgcatctgtacagtgtgaatggctccattgtaatcgtgtcatgtctttccgctgactggtcggcacgcaacaaaaacgcttCACTGGACCATTGCACACGTGGTAATAAAGCAAACTCAAACAAACTTTCCTCCCTGCCTTGcccctctccattcttctcccttccacctctcttccccctctccctcttttctctccctctccatccatccttcccactctctctctttcccctttcccccATTCCTCAataccctctccccccatccattTCTGCATCCCTATCTCCCTCAATCCACgcactccatccctctcccctctgtctctccatcccctccgcctccctcctccctcgCCCCCTCTACCTTCCCATTCcatccctctccactcctctcccgcACCCCCCACCTCATCCCCCCGCTCTCCTACCTTGTTGAGCCCCATCTCCCCGCGGACATGGAGCGGGGTGAGTGCTTGCAGCAGCGCGCAGGCAGCGATGGAGCCGAGACTCTGCATGAGCGCGGACAGCAGCGCCCGGAGCGGGCTGATGCGAAGGCTGACCAGCAGCGCCAGGCTGACAGCGGGGTTGAGGTGTCCGGCTCCCACTCCCTGCGTGAAGAGGGAGGCGGCGGAGACGGCGAGGCCGAAGCCCAGGGCCACCTGCAGGACCGGCGGCTGCTGCCCGGCCCACGCCAGGGCACTGGCCACCCCGCAGAAGACCAGCACGGCCGTGCCCAGGAACTCGGCGGGCAGAGCCCTCCACAAGGTCTCGGTGCGCAGCTCCCGCTTCAGCTGCTCCATGCCCGGGCTGTGCGGGGCAGCGAGCGCCGCTCACACACCACAACCTGGCCAAGGTCAGCGGGGATTTTCCATAGCCCGTTCCTCCACGACAAGAAAACTTTCCAAATTATTAAAAATGAGCAGCGGGTCACATGGTAACTCCCCCAATTACTGTATTAATAACCAGAGTTACTCGTTGCCTCGGATGCCGTCACATTCTTCTTTGGTTGggaaacttcccccccccccccccccgtctcccccatCCCTACTCCCACACAATCTGGCACCAGGTGGGGAACAGGACACCATATGGAGTGACCCTGATGGAATTTGGGCTAATGCTCCAGtctgaaggtgtgtgtgtgtgtgtgtgtgtgtgtgcgtgggggggggggggggggggggtgatggggagggagagaagggaagggaagagaagagTGCTGGAGGGAAGCGGGATGGGGAGAAAATAGGGAGCAAAGCTGAAACAGAGAGTTGTCAACCATCGTCAAGCCTCCGGTCTGCGTTTACATTGCACAGTAAATGTTGGCATCTGGATACCTTTACAGGTGCTATTTGTCACTTGTTTGGAGAGATGAGCTGCTGCTGGAATAGCTTAAGatgggaggggaaggatttaatgggaacctgaggagcaactgtttcacacaagggggggggggggggtaggtaaaTGGCACCCAcggcagtagttgaggcaggaaatacaaccacatttaaaagacatttggacatgtacatggatagcaaaggtttagagggatataggtcaaacgCAGAGGCACCCACCACTTCTTGCATCACTCAATATGTTGCCAaattacagacctgtacgtctttggagtgtgggtggaaaccggagcacccggagaaaacccacacggtcacagagagaacatacaacatacaacatacaaactccttactgacagcagctgtaatcaggatcgaaactgggtctctagtgctgtaaggcagcaataccaGTTCCCATTGCTCTTGAGCAGAGTTGCAGGAGGGACTGGGTCAGCCAAGCCAGATAAAGCTGGCAGGAACATTACAGAATCAAATTCCACGAggaaattggtttcagtaaaattgtagtCATGGGATGTTGGTGAAACTGAGAGCCTAGAAAACCCAAGGACCTGATTATCAACATCTATAGTTTTGAATAAGTTCACCATATGTGCAGTTCCATCGTTCttcatgattcaagattcaatacaTTCTGGATCTGTTCCTTTGGATTGGGAGGTTGCAAATGTGTTCACTATTTAAGGAATATGTGTTCACTattttgcacccatttctcccctctcccgaagatagacacaaatgctggagtaactcagcgggacaggcagcatctctggagagaaggaatgggtgacatttcgggtcgagacccttccctccctcccctttcacccaagagcggaactcactatcaaaacatggaggggacgggggacgggCACACAATTTTCTGGCGGCCACGCGtgaatgcgcacactcacacacacgcgcgaggcttcggaggctcaatccagcgctaaaaactgagattttaaaatggggatcacaaaaacttgggggagatgtcccccacctctcaaaacatggggggggggggggggcgtggcttCATGCCCACGTGTTGCAGACTTTGAAGAACAAGCAGAAAGATCTTTCAGTATCCCCATCGGTCAATGAAATCAGAGATCTCTGTAATGTGAAAGGAGGTCATATCAGCGGCTGATGCTGCTCCCTGCATTTCTCTTGGACTTGTGCCCGAAAAAGGCACAGATGAACAGTAGCTACATTGTGATCCATGGAGTAACTCTCCAGTCACTGGCAGAGAGACAAGGAGATCCTTGCCTTATGGCAGATAGCAGGGAACCAGCCTTGGATGAAAACATGCGCTGTCAACTCCATTCTTCAAAGTGAAGGTCAGGAGGATCCCAACAGCTCTGATCAACGTTCCATGATTAGAGATCAGTTGCAAAGGCACATTGACGATGACTTCACTGCGCTGGGCGAGACATGAGCAGGAGATTGCCTTCTTCTGGAACTGAAGGTGGAATGCCATCTTCCTGAGGCTGGCATGTTGTTACTAGCCAAGAAGGAGCAAGGATAAAATGCTTGAAAAATATTCTTGTCATAACCAACATCTCATTTCATCAGAGAGACGAGCTAATGAATGTTGACACCTGGTCCAGGCATTAATCCCTACTGGAACAAGagccctcatagaaacatatagaaacatagaaattaggtgcaggagtaggccattcggcccttcgagcctgcaccgccattcaatatgatcatggctgatcatccaactcagtatcccgtacctgccttctctccataccctctgatccccttagccacaagggccacatctaactccctcttaaatatagccaatgaactggcctcaactaccctctgtggcagagtgttccagagattcatcactctctgtgtgaaaaaggtttttctcatctcggttttaaaggatttcccccttatccttaagctgtgaccccttgtcctggacttccccaacatcgggaacaatcttcctgcatctagcctgtccaaccccttaagaattttataagtttctataagatcccctctcaatcttctaaattctagagaatataaaccaagtctatccagtctttcttcataagatagtcctgacatcccaggaatcagtctggtgaaccttctctgcactccctctatggcaataatgtccttcctcagatttggagaccaaaactgtacgcaatactccaggtgtggtctcaccaagaccctgtacaactgcagtagaacctccctgctcctatactcaaatccttttgctatgaaagctaacataccattcgctttcttcactgcctgctgcacctgcatgcccactttcaatgactggtgtaccatgacacctcaTGATGCCCGATTCCTCAGCACAATGCTAGCCTAATCTGCCCTGTCATTTCCACAGCCTGACTGCTAACCAGAAgacttgggtttaaggtgaggggagaaatatttaacaggaacctgagggttaactttttttacacaaagaatgaTAGGTGTAGGGAACgcaatgccagaggaggtagttgagccagcagtgtttaagaaacatttaaacaggtacatggataggataggtttagagggatatggaccatacacaggcaggtgggactagagtatatgggacatattggtcggtgtgcgcaagttgggccgaagggcctgttccacactgtaagactctatgactctaagtgtctGGGGTAGGGCTTGAATCATGACCTccagcccaggtgggacagggtcATGAATCGCaccaaacatttaagaaatagaagGTAGATTTGGAGTGTAAACCCAAGCTGAACTTGCAGCAAGGTGAATGCTGAATGCAAGCTGCGTTAGCTCAGGGGAGTGAAGGAATTTACCAGCACATTCCTCCTGTCACACGCAGCGAGAGGGAAGGAGCGGAGGTCTGAACACTGCCCGTGACCATCTGAGCATCTGCTGCCAGAGCCAGCGGCTGCACTGAGACTCCATCACTCACCCCCATCACTC from the Amblyraja radiata isolate CabotCenter1 chromosome 16, sAmbRad1.1.pri, whole genome shotgun sequence genome contains:
- the LOC116981945 gene encoding aquaporin-5-like isoform X2 — protein: MEQLKRELRTETLWRALPAEFLGTAVLVFCGVASALAWAGQQPPVLQVALGFGLAVSAASLFTQGVGAGHLNPAVSLALLVSLRISPLRALLSALMQSLGSIAACALLQALTPLHVRGEMGLNKPSAGVTQIQALVVEVIVTFQLVLCVFVISHKESHFEGSAQVALGVSVTLGHLVAIFWVGPLLGGVLAAIVYSSLLTPKRFRCGDCLSMWKTDAEPEHKVEAQP
- the LOC116981945 gene encoding aquaporin-5-like isoform X1, with amino-acid sequence MEQLKRELRTETLWRALPAEFLGTAVLVFCGVASALAWAGQQPPVLQVALGFGLAVSAASLFTQGVGAGHLNPAVSLALLVSLRISPLRALLSALMQSLGSIAACALLQALTPLHVRGEMGLNKPSAGVTQIQALVVEVIVTFQLVLCVFVISHKESHFEGSAQVALGVSVTLGHLVAIRFTGCSMNPARSLGPAVITSNFSQHWIFWVGPLLGGVLAAIVYSSLLTPKRFRCGDCLSMWKTDAEPEHKVEAQP